In Campylobacter showae, the genomic stretch ACGGTCAAATTTTAGCGAAAATTTAATCCAAAAAAGGAAGAAAAATGGTAAACGAAATAGAAAAATTAGGTCTTAAGGATATCGAAAAAATCAACCACAACCTAAGCTACGACGAGCTTTTCGAGCTTGAAAAGGCTATGGGCGAGGGACGCGTGTCAAGCAACGGTACCTTTATGGTCGATACCGGCATCTTTACGGGTCGCAGCCCAAAGGATAAGTACTTCGTAAAGCAAGACCCGAGCCAAAAATATATCGCTTGGGGCAAGGTAAATCAGCCTATCTCAAAAGAACTTTTCGATAAGCTTTTAGCTAAGGCAAAAGCCCAACTAAGCGGTAAGGAAATCTTTATCCAGGACGCATTTTGCGGCGCTAGCGAAAAGAGCAAAAAATCGGTCCGCTTCGTAACCGAAGTCGCGTGGCAGGCGCATTTTGTTAAAAATATGTTCATCCGTCCAAGCGAGGCGGAGCTGGCTAAATTTAGCCCTGATTTCGTCGTTTACAACGCGTGCAAATGCAAAAACGAAGAGTGCAAAGAGCAGGGGCTAAACTCTGACGTTTTCGTTATCTTTAACGTCGAGGAAAACGTCGCCGTTATCGGCGGCACATGGTACGGCGGCGAGATGAAAAAGGGCATTTTCTCGATGATGAACTACTGGTTGCCGCTTGAGGGCAAGCTAAGCATGCACTGCTCGGCAAACGTGGGCAAAGATGGCGACACGGCGCTATTTTTTGGTCTAAGCGGCACGGGCAAAACGACGCTATCAACCGATCCAAACCGCAAGTTAATCGGCGACGATGAGCACGGCTGGGACGATGAAGGGATATTTAACTTCGAGGGCGGCTGCTACGCGAAGTGCATAAATTTAGATCCGAGCAGCGAGCCTGAAATTTACGCCGCGATCAAACGCGACGCGCTGCTTGAAAACGTGGTCGCAGATGAGGCTGGCGTCGT encodes the following:
- the pckA gene encoding phosphoenolpyruvate carboxykinase (ATP), encoding MVNEIEKLGLKDIEKINHNLSYDELFELEKAMGEGRVSSNGTFMVDTGIFTGRSPKDKYFVKQDPSQKYIAWGKVNQPISKELFDKLLAKAKAQLSGKEIFIQDAFCGASEKSKKSVRFVTEVAWQAHFVKNMFIRPSEAELAKFSPDFVVYNACKCKNEECKEQGLNSDVFVIFNVEENVAVIGGTWYGGEMKKGIFSMMNYWLPLEGKLSMHCSANVGKDGDTALFFGLSGTGKTTLSTDPNRKLIGDDEHGWDDEGIFNFEGGCYAKCINLDPSSEPEIYAAIKRDALLENVVADEAGVVDYKDGSKTENTRVSYPIYHIDNYEPSSAGGHPKNIIFLTADAFGVLPPVAKLTKEQAMYYFLSGYTAKVAGTERGITEPVATFSACFGEPFMPLHPTVYAKLLGEKIDKHNVSVYLVNTGWSGGAYGVGKRMSIKATRACINAILDGSIKKCEFENFEKFNLAIPKELAGVETKLLNPINTWENKSEYVATRDKLASMFEANFKRYEDVKEGVEYAKAGPKA